One window of Actinomycetota bacterium genomic DNA carries:
- a CDS encoding acyl-CoA dehydrogenase: protein MPETITEERFRHEAKAFLEANAKPRQVERGGWGEGSDKVGLLSEKTPEEEREELRAAKDWKARVFDAGFGWITGPEEYGGRAMPKAYERAYQALESRYDTPSTSAFGIGLGMVAPTILAHATDPVKDAYLRKLYRGDVVACQLFSEPAAGSDLAGLQSRAVRDGDEWVINGQKVWTSGAQFSDIGEIICRTDPDAPKHKGLTGFVVDMKAPGVEVRPLRQMTGGASFNEVFFTDVHVPDDHRLGDVNQGWTVALTTLMNERASIGGGGGGLGTMSSQRFMEMARTMGRSDDPVARQRLADVYIHGAVARYTNMRAMARIKAGQLPGPEMSIAKLSLTQNFQRIANLVGLLLGPRLIADTGEWGTYAWAEFVLGVPGVRVAGGTDEVMRNIVGERVLGLPKEPRGDL from the coding sequence GTGCCCGAGACGATCACCGAGGAGCGGTTCCGCCACGAGGCGAAGGCCTTCCTCGAGGCCAACGCCAAACCCCGCCAGGTCGAGCGTGGGGGTTGGGGTGAAGGCAGCGACAAGGTGGGTCTGCTGTCCGAGAAGACCCCGGAGGAGGAGCGCGAGGAGCTGCGTGCCGCGAAGGATTGGAAGGCGCGGGTCTTCGACGCCGGCTTCGGCTGGATCACCGGTCCCGAGGAGTACGGCGGCCGGGCGATGCCCAAGGCGTACGAGCGCGCGTACCAGGCGCTCGAGTCGCGCTACGACACGCCGTCGACCTCGGCCTTCGGGATCGGGCTCGGCATGGTGGCGCCCACGATCCTCGCCCACGCCACCGACCCGGTGAAGGACGCCTACCTGCGCAAGCTCTACCGCGGCGACGTCGTCGCCTGCCAGCTGTTCAGCGAGCCCGCCGCGGGCTCCGACCTCGCCGGCCTGCAGTCGCGCGCGGTTCGCGACGGCGACGAGTGGGTCATCAACGGCCAGAAGGTGTGGACGTCGGGCGCGCAGTTCAGCGACATCGGCGAGATCATCTGCCGCACCGACCCCGATGCGCCCAAGCACAAGGGCCTCACCGGCTTCGTCGTCGACATGAAGGCGCCCGGCGTCGAGGTGCGACCGCTGCGCCAGATGACCGGCGGCGCGTCGTTCAACGAGGTCTTCTTCACCGACGTGCACGTGCCCGACGACCATCGCCTCGGCGACGTGAACCAGGGTTGGACGGTCGCGCTGACGACGCTGATGAACGAGCGGGCGTCGATCGGCGGGGGCGGCGGCGGCCTGGGCACGATGAGCTCACAGCGCTTCATGGAGATGGCCCGCACCATGGGCCGGTCCGACGACCCCGTCGCCCGTCAGCGCCTCGCCGACGTCTACATCCACGGTGCCGTCGCCCGCTACACGAACATGCGCGCGATGGCGCGCATCAAGGCGGGCCAGCTCCCGGGCCCGGAGATGTCGATCGCCAAGCTGTCGCTCACGCAGAACTTCCAGCGCATCGCCAACCTCGTCGGCCTGCTGCTGGGCCCGCGCCTCATCGCCGACACGGGCGAATGGGGCACCTATGCCTGGGCCGAGTTCGTGCTCGGCGTGCCCGGCGTACGCGTCGCCGGTGGCACCGACGAGGTCATGCGCAACATCGTGGGCGAACGGGTGCTCGGCCTCCCGAAGGAACCACGCGGCGACCTTTGA
- a CDS encoding NAD(P)-dependent alcohol dehydrogenase produces MRAVVYDRYGPPEMLRVEDVPTPSPAAGQVLVRVASTSVNLSDWEFLRGSPLYARIGGLRAPARRTLGSDIAGRVEAVGTGVTRFRTGDEVYGDNLGLRGGFAEYTVVPESALAPKPEGLTFNEASTIPQAGAIALQGTAGVGPGRRVLINGAGGGTGSFAIQLATRAGAHVTAVDNAGKLDFMRSLGANEVIDYDSEDFTRTDEPYDLVLDLVAHGSVFAYRRALNRGGRYLCVGGSVPTLLRVATIGSITGRLTGRRLGVLAVKQGPTYFEPLADLCVAGYVGIHIDRTFRLDEVPDALAYVGEGRALGKVVIEFD; encoded by the coding sequence TTGAGAGCAGTCGTCTACGACCGGTACGGCCCACCGGAGATGCTGCGGGTCGAGGACGTGCCGACGCCGTCGCCGGCCGCAGGACAGGTGCTTGTCCGGGTGGCTTCGACATCGGTCAACTTGTCCGACTGGGAGTTCCTGCGCGGCTCACCGCTCTACGCACGGATCGGAGGGCTACGCGCGCCGGCTCGCCGGACGCTCGGCTCGGACATCGCCGGACGCGTCGAAGCCGTCGGCACCGGCGTCACCCGCTTCCGTACGGGCGACGAGGTGTATGGCGACAACCTCGGGCTCAGGGGTGGCTTCGCCGAGTACACCGTGGTGCCCGAGTCGGCCCTCGCCCCCAAGCCCGAGGGGCTGACTTTCAACGAGGCGTCGACGATCCCACAGGCCGGAGCGATCGCGCTGCAAGGAACCGCCGGTGTCGGCCCCGGGCGACGAGTGCTGATCAACGGGGCCGGAGGTGGCACCGGATCGTTCGCGATCCAGCTCGCCACGCGCGCCGGCGCGCACGTGACCGCCGTCGACAACGCCGGCAAGCTTGACTTCATGCGATCGCTGGGTGCCAACGAGGTGATCGACTACGACAGCGAGGACTTCACCCGCACCGACGAACCGTACGACCTCGTGCTCGATCTCGTCGCCCACGGGTCCGTGTTTGCGTACCGCAGGGCGCTGAACCGTGGTGGTCGGTACCTCTGCGTCGGTGGATCGGTGCCGACACTGCTGCGGGTCGCGACCATCGGCTCGATCACCGGCCGGCTCACGGGTCGACGGCTCGGGGTGCTCGCAGTGAAGCAGGGGCCGACGTACTTCGAACCGCTGGCCGACCTCTGCGTCGCGGGCTACGTAGGAATCCACATCGACCGCACATTTCGGCTCGACGAAGTGCCGGACGCGCTGGCCTATGTCGGCGAAGGTCGCGCCCTCGGCAAGGTGGTCATCGAGTTCGACTGA
- a CDS encoding ATP-dependent DNA ligase: MSETSGGESRDGVSLTNLDQPLFDGADATKRDLVEYLDAVRDRIIPALVDRPLSVIRVHRGQEAFMQKNVPKYTPSWVRTVQFWAETSKREVSYALCNDRRTLLWFANQRAVEYHPTLARVDHPDRMTHLVLDLDPPDAGAFSMAVEAAHLVRRALADVGLEGAVKTSGAKGVHVFVPIGDEAPEDAAAATRAIAARAERLGPEIATTAFVKEDRGGKVFVDSTRVGGATVVAAYSPRVRPGVPVSFPVGWDDLDDIAPAEFTVHTALRHLGDRDPWTEQMPGRQHLAAELVEEGRAIPVARVQAMHEGKRRARARRDPHETKGV, translated from the coding sequence ATGAGCGAGACAAGCGGCGGCGAATCACGGGACGGGGTGTCGCTGACGAACCTCGACCAGCCGCTGTTCGACGGCGCGGACGCGACCAAGCGGGACCTGGTGGAGTACCTGGACGCGGTGCGCGACCGGATCATCCCGGCGCTGGTGGACCGGCCGCTGTCGGTGATCCGCGTCCACCGTGGTCAAGAGGCGTTCATGCAGAAGAACGTCCCGAAGTACACGCCGTCGTGGGTGCGCACGGTGCAGTTCTGGGCGGAGACCTCGAAGCGCGAGGTGTCCTACGCGCTGTGCAACGACCGACGGACGCTGCTCTGGTTCGCGAACCAGCGCGCCGTCGAGTACCACCCCACCCTCGCACGGGTCGATCATCCTGACCGCATGACCCATCTCGTCCTCGACCTCGACCCGCCCGACGCCGGCGCCTTCTCGATGGCCGTCGAGGCGGCTCACCTGGTCCGCCGCGCACTGGCCGATGTCGGGCTCGAAGGTGCGGTGAAGACCAGTGGCGCCAAGGGCGTGCACGTCTTCGTCCCGATCGGCGACGAGGCGCCGGAGGACGCGGCCGCCGCAACGCGAGCCATCGCGGCGCGGGCCGAGCGACTGGGTCCTGAGATCGCCACGACCGCGTTCGTCAAGGAGGACCGTGGCGGCAAGGTGTTCGTCGACTCGACGCGGGTCGGCGGGGCAACTGTGGTCGCGGCCTACAGCCCGCGCGTCCGCCCCGGTGTGCCCGTGTCCTTCCCGGTGGGCTGGGACGATCTCGACGACATCGCGCCGGCCGAGTTCACCGTCCACACCGCGCTACGACACCTGGGCGACCGCGACCCGTGGACCGAGCAGATGCCCGGCCGCCAGCACTTGGCCGCAGAGCTCGTCGAGGAGGGCCGCGCTATCCCCGTGGCACGGGTGCAGGCCATGCACGAGGGCAAGCGACGCGCCCGCGCCCGTCGCGATCCGCACGAGACAAAGGGCGTCTGA
- a CDS encoding class I SAM-dependent methyltransferase, translating into MRVPSSTSSILTEQLAYYRAIANEYEDHRIDVPGQDELLAAIDAFRPTGDVLEFACGSGTWTQFLVRSAKAVTALDAAPEMLARAKARDGVASVRFIEADLFSWRPDRGYDAVFFGFWLSHVPEEHFDSFWSLVDDCLRPGGVVFFFDDNYRTEAELIQGTSSSIVERRINDGTPFRIIKVPFQAEGLERRLRAMGWNIAVTPTAGPFYWGMGGR; encoded by the coding sequence GTGCGGGTGCCGAGTTCAACCTCTTCGATACTCACCGAACAGCTCGCCTATTACCGAGCCATCGCCAACGAGTACGAGGATCACCGCATCGACGTCCCCGGCCAGGACGAGCTCCTGGCCGCCATCGACGCCTTTCGTCCGACTGGCGATGTGCTCGAGTTCGCGTGCGGCTCTGGCACCTGGACTCAATTCCTCGTTCGCTCAGCAAAGGCCGTCACCGCCCTGGATGCCGCCCCGGAGATGCTGGCTCGGGCAAAGGCTCGGGACGGCGTCGCGTCGGTGCGCTTCATCGAGGCAGATCTCTTCTCATGGCGACCCGACCGCGGCTACGACGCAGTCTTCTTCGGCTTTTGGTTGTCCCACGTCCCCGAGGAGCACTTCGACTCGTTCTGGTCTCTTGTCGATGACTGCCTTCGGCCCGGTGGGGTCGTGTTCTTCTTCGACGACAACTACCGAACAGAAGCCGAGCTGATCCAGGGGACGAGCTCGTCAATCGTCGAACGGCGAATCAACGATGGCACGCCATTCCGCATCATCAAGGTTCCCTTCCAAGCGGAAGGACTCGAACGGCGACTGCGCGCCATGGGATGGAACATCGCCGTGACACCGACCGCAGGGCCCTTCTACTGGGGCATGGGCGGTCGGTGA
- a CDS encoding TIGR03086 family protein translates to MNLPDMHSGALASTRAFLAAVEPGQWHDPTPCAEYDVRMLVNHIVSGNFWVAPLVGGSSIADVGDKYDGDVLGDDPLATYERSAGEADAAFSAPGAMQASVAVSYGPVPGEVYAGHRFIDVLIHGWDLATATGQDAELDAGLVEACWEVVTPQAELLKGSGMFGSEVEVPPDANPQTRLLALLGRRG, encoded by the coding sequence ATGAACCTTCCTGACATGCACTCAGGCGCGCTGGCGTCCACCCGCGCCTTCCTGGCGGCCGTCGAGCCGGGCCAATGGCACGATCCCACGCCCTGCGCCGAGTACGACGTCCGGATGCTCGTCAACCACATCGTCTCCGGGAACTTCTGGGTCGCCCCGCTCGTCGGAGGCTCGTCAATCGCCGACGTCGGCGACAAGTACGACGGTGACGTGCTGGGCGACGACCCGCTTGCGACCTACGAGCGTTCCGCGGGCGAGGCCGACGCCGCGTTCAGCGCACCGGGCGCCATGCAGGCGAGCGTGGCCGTCTCGTACGGTCCGGTGCCGGGCGAGGTCTATGCGGGCCACCGGTTCATCGACGTCCTCATCCACGGTTGGGACCTGGCCACCGCGACCGGGCAGGACGCCGAGCTCGACGCGGGATTGGTCGAGGCGTGCTGGGAGGTCGTGACGCCTCAAGCCGAGCTGCTCAAGGGAAGCGGCATGTTCGGCAGCGAGGTCGAGGTGCCGCCCGACGCGAACCCGCAGACGCGGTTGCTCGCGCTGCTGGGCCGCCGCGGCTGA